From a region of the Arvicanthis niloticus isolate mArvNil1 chromosome 6, mArvNil1.pat.X, whole genome shotgun sequence genome:
- the LOC117711157 gene encoding olfactory receptor 2T29-like has product MDLTTWSNNYTGQSDFTLLGFFSQSKHPALLAVVIFVVFLMALSGNTLLILLILSDTHLHTPMYFFISQLSLMDMMYISVTVPKMLMDQVLGSHKISAAACGMQMFLYVTLAGSEFFLLAAMSYDRYVAICHPLRYSVLMNHRMCLLLLSVCWLLGSLDGFMFTPVTMNFPFCGSREIHHFFCEVPAVTKLSCSDTWLYETFMYVCCVLMLLIPVTVISASYSCILLTVLRMNSAEGRKKALATCSSHMTVVLLFYGAAIYTYMLPASLHTPEKDMVVSVFYTILTPLLNPLIYSFRNQNVTEAMKKLLGVSTLFQEIVK; this is encoded by the coding sequence ATGGACCTCACCACCTGGAGTAACAACTATACTGGACAGTCAGATTTTACCCTGCTGGGATTCTTCAGTCAATCCAAACACCCTGCCCTGCTTGCTGTGGTCATATTTGTGGTTTTCCTGATGGCCTTGTCTGGGAATACCCTCCTGATCCTGCTGATACTCTCTGACACCCacctccacacacccatgtactttttTATCAGCCAGTTGTCCCTCATGGACATGATGTACATTTCTGTCACTGTGCCCAAGATGCTCATGGACCAGGTCCTGGGGAGCCACAAGATCTCAGCTGCTGCCTGTGGGATGCAGATGTTCCTCTATGTGACACTAGCAGGTTCAGAATTTTTCCTTCTGGCTGCCATGTcttatgaccgctatgtggccatctgccatCCACTCCGATATTCTGTCCTCATGAACCACAGGATGTGTCTCCTCCTGTTGTCTGTCTGTTGGCTCCTGGGATCTTTGGATGGCTTCATGTTCACCCCTGTAACCATGAACTTCCCATTCTGTGGATCTCGGGAGATTCATCACTTTTTCTGTGAGGTCCCTGCTGTGACAAAGCTCTCCTGCTCAGACACTTGGCTCTATGAGactttcatgtatgtgtgctgtgtgctcatGCTTCTCATCCCTGTGACAGTCATTTCAGCCTCCTATTCatgcatcctcctcactgttctcaGGATGAACTCAGCAGAGGGCAGGAAGAAGGCCCTTGCCACCTGCTCCTCCCACATGACTGTGGTCCTCCTCTTCTATGGCGCTGCTATCTATACCTACatgctccctgcctcccttcacaCCCCTGAGAAGGACATGGTGGTATCTGTGTTTTACACAATACTCACACCTCTGTTGAACCCACTAATCTATAGTTTTAGGAATCAGAATGTCACAGAGGCTATGAAAAAATTGTTGGGTGTAAGCACCCTCTTCCAAGAAATAGTAAAGTAA